A single window of Micrococcaceae bacterium Sec5.1 DNA harbors:
- a CDS encoding acyltransferase produces the protein MQNQSVTRLRLSSPERLYGLDVIRGIAILFVLLRHAWPEIFGGAGVVGVVMFFALSGYLITGLLARDIEIFGKVRFRRFYVHRFLRLIPPLVALLAGFALIEGFWNLLGDRDEIARSVLVAMTYTMNIPGFDHGSAALEHLWTLATEEQFYLIWPLALLLAFRMKRPTLLTVLCFVLLTVLCAASIVMVYPQVTKIYSLPTSWFTAMLIGALACLEKHRLSRVLCREGWQRIALPGLALTSLTAICLFPEVKDWVATYLILGPFIAVATVVAIFEFARWRSSRVPALMKPLWGLGLVSYAAYLWNYPIAAWVGERPLDAFQGSASIVLTVVAAIVSWFAVERPIAKLRKRVDAKRSQVTSEEVAAQTVAS, from the coding sequence ATGCAAAATCAGTCGGTAACTCGACTCCGGCTAAGTTCGCCGGAGCGACTTTATGGCCTTGACGTTATTAGAGGAATCGCGATATTGTTCGTTCTCCTTCGGCATGCGTGGCCAGAGATATTTGGCGGTGCTGGTGTTGTGGGCGTCGTTATGTTTTTCGCCCTTAGTGGTTATTTGATCACCGGTCTCCTTGCTCGCGATATAGAGATCTTTGGAAAGGTTCGTTTCAGGCGTTTTTACGTTCATCGTTTCCTGAGACTCATCCCTCCGCTGGTTGCACTTTTGGCGGGGTTTGCGCTGATTGAAGGTTTTTGGAACTTACTGGGCGACCGTGATGAAATTGCGCGTTCCGTCCTTGTCGCCATGACGTACACGATGAATATTCCCGGGTTTGATCATGGGAGTGCTGCCTTAGAGCATTTATGGACACTGGCAACAGAAGAGCAATTTTACCTAATATGGCCCCTTGCGCTGTTACTAGCGTTTAGGATGAAGCGACCAACACTATTGACGGTATTATGCTTTGTTCTTCTTACAGTTTTATGCGCCGCTTCTATTGTTATGGTCTACCCACAGGTCACCAAGATTTATAGTCTTCCGACGTCTTGGTTTACTGCCATGCTAATTGGCGCTCTTGCCTGTCTGGAGAAGCATAGGCTGTCTCGTGTCTTGTGTCGTGAAGGGTGGCAGAGGATTGCGCTTCCCGGACTTGCTCTTACATCTTTGACTGCCATTTGTCTGTTCCCGGAAGTCAAAGATTGGGTTGCGACCTATTTGATTCTTGGCCCTTTTATTGCGGTAGCGACTGTGGTGGCTATTTTTGAGTTTGCTCGATGGCGTTCTAGCCGTGTTCCGGCGCTTATGAAACCTCTTTGGGGGTTGGGTCTTGTTTCCTATGCTGCATATCTCTGGAATTACCCCATAGCCGCGTGGGTCGGCGAGCGGCCCCTCGATGCATTCCAAGGCTCGGCGTCGATAGTGCTTACAGTCGTTGCCGCGATTGTGAGCTGGTTCGCTGTGGAAAGACCTATCGCGAAGCTACGAAAGCGCGTTGATGCAAAGCGGAGCCAGGTGACATCGGAGGAGGTCGCCGCTCAAACTGTCGCTTCTTAG
- a CDS encoding glycosyltransferase family 4 protein, with amino-acid sequence MATTGFEGGAEKYIAVLAEKMNESGRDVELLGDLPTWPQFLPRTSLHAGAKWNLRTLPIGFLRAFAERAKLRRHLLKSQEVVFNSHFKREQIAYSKLLSKRGRVVWTEHGRFPSGMFGRVIRPFYRHASKHASAIVCVSDLVARDIARFVSDPRRVVVIDTAIDLTRYRVPTEEYRKKIHAALGLDDRPVVVYVGRLEPSKRPELAILGGLAAGLQVLVAGTGSQDAYLRGAYAKNKDVHFLGHTDNVAEVFAAGNVHVFASTGAGEGFPTVILEASAMGLPTVAAEESGFGYAVEAAGGRTFSATVESLHAALDEILASQDGTAAHARAWAETRDHAAWTDRYLDVLFAESDVPQG; translated from the coding sequence CGACCGGTTTTGAAGGCGGTGCTGAGAAATACATCGCGGTGTTGGCGGAAAAGATGAACGAGTCAGGCCGCGATGTTGAGTTGCTTGGGGACCTTCCAACTTGGCCTCAGTTTTTGCCGCGAACATCGCTTCATGCAGGGGCGAAATGGAACTTGAGAACATTACCGATTGGCTTCCTCCGCGCCTTCGCTGAACGAGCGAAACTTCGCCGACACCTCCTGAAATCGCAAGAAGTGGTCTTTAACTCTCACTTCAAGCGTGAGCAAATTGCCTATTCTAAGCTTCTTAGCAAGAGGGGACGAGTCGTTTGGACTGAACACGGTCGATTTCCCAGTGGAATGTTTGGCCGAGTTATCCGTCCCTTTTATCGCCATGCGTCCAAGCATGCTTCAGCGATAGTCTGCGTTTCCGATCTTGTAGCCCGGGACATCGCGCGATTTGTTTCTGATCCGCGTCGTGTTGTCGTTATTGATACGGCCATAGACCTGACACGGTACAGAGTTCCGACGGAGGAATATCGAAAAAAGATCCACGCGGCTCTGGGGTTGGACGACCGACCGGTTGTCGTTTACGTTGGCCGCCTGGAGCCGAGCAAGCGACCTGAGCTAGCAATTCTTGGCGGTCTTGCTGCGGGACTCCAAGTTCTGGTTGCCGGAACCGGTTCGCAAGACGCCTACCTTAGGGGCGCCTACGCGAAGAACAAAGATGTCCATTTCCTTGGTCATACAGATAATGTCGCCGAAGTATTTGCGGCGGGTAACGTTCATGTTTTTGCGTCAACGGGAGCCGGCGAAGGGTTTCCGACCGTTATCCTTGAAGCATCTGCTATGGGGTTACCGACCGTCGCAGCTGAAGAATCGGGATTTGGTTACGCAGTGGAGGCAGCTGGCGGGCGGACTTTTTCCGCGACCGTGGAATCGTTACACGCTGCCCTAGATGAGATTCTGGCAAGTCAGGATGGCACAGCAGCTCACGCAAGGGCCTGGGCAGAGACAAGGGATCACGCTGCCTGGACGGACCGATACCTCGATGTTTTGTTTGCAGAGAGCGATGTCCCTCAAGGCTAA